A region from the Triticum aestivum cultivar Chinese Spring chromosome 3D, IWGSC CS RefSeq v2.1, whole genome shotgun sequence genome encodes:
- the LOC123074119 gene encoding putative transcription factor bHLH041 has protein sequence MDSSSWIHGYGTNGGAAAGNSGFMCGYAASYVVPEGLQSRKEEEERTQIQHHLNQISMQMSMEDEPGAYIVPAVGMQQSVLDEVDFLPSHHAGGCSFPSSSSTCSFRSASLSCSPENSSAHALTTPAAGLHFPEVSSHLPPVVLPCDDDYHQYVLNFHDTAAMEPSVVPASAFSRYARQLGARRRPKPACGQKMFKKSMSVLVKMQTAMRYSHQQHHFQQASAEAELSSVNQLQHMISERKRREKLNDSFQALKTVLPPGSKKDKTSILITAREYVNSLKSKVCDLEEKNKALQAQLAECARAAGVEEDDAEKVEIQITRAAADREDGTTTSEVCTVKIAARPAHGNTMDVVLRTLQCLNDQMGEDDVSLVAMSTSDGDGGNGLTGAFLTMQLKSASGAKWEEEAVREAVAKAVAARTGADRRGDAAGRSWHAE, from the exons ATGGATAGCAGCAGCTGGATCCATGGATATGGCACcaacggcggcgccgccgccggtaaCAGCGGCTTCATGTGCGGTTACGCCGCCAG CTACGTCGTCCCTGAAGGGCTGCAGAgcaggaaggaggaagaggagcgcACACAGATTCAGCACCACCTCAACCAG ATCAGCATGCAGATGAGCATGGAGGACGAGCCAGGCGCGTACATCGTCCCTGCCGTGGGCATGCAGCAGTCTGTCCTAGACGAAGTCGATTTCCTCCCCTCGCACCACGCCGGTGGCTGCAGCTTCCCCTCCTCGTCCTCCACCTGCTCGTTCCGTTCCGCCTCGCTCTCTTGCAGCCCGGAGAACTCGTCGGCGCACGCCCTCACGACGCCCGCCGCCGGCCTGCACTTCCCCGAGGTCTCCTCGCATCTACCGCCGGTGGTGCTCCCATGTGACGATGACTACCACCAGTACGTCCTGAACTTCCACGACACGGCCGCAATGGAGCCTAGCGTGGTGCCGGCAAGCGCGTTCAGCCGCTACGCGCGGCAGCTCGGCGcgaggcggaggccgaagccggCATGCGGGCAGAAGATGTTCAAGAAATCCATGTCCGTCCTGGTCAAGATGCAGACGGCGATGAGGTACAGCCATCAGCAGCATCACTTCCAGCAAGCGTCGGCGGAGGCCGAGCTGTCGTCGGTGAACCAGCTGCAGCACATGATCTCCGAGCGCAAGCGCCGGGAGAAGCTCAACGACAGCTTCCAGGCTCTCAAGACCGTCCTTCCTCCCGGCTCCAAG AAAGACAAGACGTCGATACTGATCACCGCGAGGGAGTACGTGAACTCCCTCAAGTCCAAGGTCTGCGATctcgaggagaagaacaaggcgcTCCAGGCGCAGCTGGCCGAGTGTGCCCGCGCCGCCGGGGTCGAAGAAGACGACGCCGAGAAGGTCGAAATCCAAATAACCAGAGCGGCGGCGGATCGGGAAGATGGGACGACTACGAGCGAGGTTTGCACGGTGAAGATAGCGGCGAGGCCGGCGCATGGCAACACGATGGACGTGGTGCTCAGGACGCTGCAGTGCCTCAATGACCAGATGGGGGAAGACGACGTCAGCCTGGTGGCCATGAGCaccagcgacggcgacggcggcaacGGCCTCACCGGAGCATTCCTGACGATGCAGCTCAAA